The Lactuca sativa cultivar Salinas chromosome 2, Lsat_Salinas_v11, whole genome shotgun sequence genome includes a window with the following:
- the LOC111879915 gene encoding uncharacterized protein LOC111879915 yields MEDYLNGLDEELWNCISGNLNPPSNVQSVGASSASSGVQNQTERMKKLEKRFMRELRGALPPVVYNHVRSCKTAKEIWNNLNEKFQGSEKTRSFDTSTLNDVYNQLKSHKNEVNEIAEDTKTSLGGPLALVSKMNEKEVHEKSDSDGEEGFIMNSDDEAIALYSNNRVRTFLKKAFNSKIKSSEIKGSFVNKIENDEKRKEEKKDEKPVEGKILNFDPNFAGVTKIEKKLKGDAGVDCHYCNGANHLANDYVLRKKYEKKNKVKDEAYYAERLEEVRAKARNLSLVAMGEQDNNGT; encoded by the exons ATGGAGGATTATCTCAATGGTTTAGATGAAGAACTATGGAATTGTATTTCTGGTAATCTCAATCCTCCGTCGAATGTTCAATCAGTTGGAGCGTCTTCTGCAAGTTCTGGAGTACAGAATCAAACTGAACGTATGAAAAAGTTGGAGAAGAGATTTATGAGAGAGCTGCGAGGAGCTTTGCCTCCAGTTGTTTACAACCATGTGAGGAGTTGTAAAACTGCAAaggaaatctggaacaatctaaatgagaaatttcaaGGAAGTGAGAAGACAAGA AGCTTTGATACATCAACTCTAAATGATGTGTACAATCAGTTAAAATCACACAAAAATGAAGTGAACGAAATTGCTGAAGACACGAAGACTAGTTTGGGAGGTCCACTGGCATTGGTTTCGAAAATGAATGAGAAAGAAGTTCATGAGAAAAGTGATTCTGATGGAGAAGAAGGTTTCatcatgaattctgatgatgaagcaATAGCATTATATTCAAATAATCGTGTAAGGACGTTCTTGAAAAAGGCATTCAATTCGAAGATCAAGTCATCTGAGATTAAAGGAAGTTTtgtaaataaaattgaaaatgatGAGAAAAGGAAGGAAGAGAAGAAGGATGAGAAGCCGGTTGAGGgaaaaatt ttaaattttgaccctaATTTCGCTGGTGTTACAAAAATTGAGAAGAAGTTAAAGGGAGATGCTGGAGTTGACTGTCATTATTGTAATGGTGCCAATCATTTAGCCAATGACTATGTGTTAAGGAAGAAAtatgagaagaagaataaggtaaaagatgaagcttattatgCTGAAAGATTAGAAGAAGTTCGTGCGAAGGCGAGGAACTTATCGTTGGTTGCCATGGGAGAACAAGATAATAATGGAACTTAA